Proteins co-encoded in one Accipiter gentilis chromosome 33, bAccGen1.1, whole genome shotgun sequence genomic window:
- the CCNF gene encoding cyclin-F gives MKTGVIHCRCSRCFAFPSKRRIRKRPRVLTLLSLPEDVLFHVLKGLPAEDILSVRAVHSHLKYLVDNHASVWACASFQEIWPSPNNLKMFERAAERGNFEAAVKLGIAYLYNEGLSISDEGRAEVNGLKASHFFSLAERLNVCAAPFIWLFIRPPWSLSGSCCKAVVYESLKAECQLEKAQKGSILHCLAKILSLFEDEEKRKESLEMFEESSKQGCLNSSYLLWESNRKAAMSDPGRYLQSLRKLRDYAAKGCWEAQIALAKACGNGNQLGLEAKSSSEMVSQIFQASLPISKQSIFTVQKGMNETMRYILVDWLVEVATMKDFSSLCLHMTVGCVDRYLKLRPVPRARLQLLGIACMVICTRFISKEILTIREAVWLTDNTYKYEDLVRMMGEIISALEGKIRIPTIVDYKEVLSNIVSLERRTLHLYSFICELSLLNTSLCVYSPARLAAAALLLAKILHRQAHPWTSQLSECTGFSLEDLLPCVLGLHQKCFHDDVPKDYRQVSLTAVKQRFEDERYEEIGKEKMMGYSQLCSLLGMKQEDPEPSPLHTNVVEIQTFLSSPSGKRTKRRREDSIQDDRGSFVTTPTAELSTQEESLLDNFLDWSLDSCSGYEGDQESEGERDGDVTGPSGILDVTVVYMDPAEHCCQDSSDEDTLAVEWSGHMAPLREAKLLDDTRSLSAYLTPRNPNLEGSSGYSSVNSASPTSSTEGSLRVPLKSTSALSLGSALNKKPCLPHYLESCLQSVCARPSDGKCDRRQVKRKNVAEHSEERLNLGFLSL, from the exons ATGAAGACAGGCG tgattCACTGTAGATGTTCCAGGTGTTTTGCTTTCCCTTCAAAGCGAAGGATAAGAAAGCGGCCTCGGGTCCTGACATTGTTAAGTCTGCCCGAGGATGTTCTGTTTCATGTTCTGAAGGGCCTTCCTGCTGAGGACATCCTCTCTGTCAGAGCT GTGCACTCGCATCTTAAATACCTTGTGGACAATCATGCTAGTGTTTGGGCATGTGCAAGTTTCCAAGAAATATGGCCTTCTCCAAACAATCTGAAGATGTTTGAAAG GGCTGCTGAAAGGGGTAATTTTGAAGCTGCTGTGAAGCTGGGGATAGCGTACCTGTACAATGAAGGCT tGTCCATCTCCGACGAGGGTCGTGCAGAAGTGAATGGATTAAAGGCATCTCATTTCTTCAGTCTGGCGGAGCGTTTGAATGTGTGCGCAGCCCCGTTTATCTGGCTTTTTATCCGTCCTCCCTGGTCCTTGAGTGGAAGCTGTTGTAAAGCTGTGGTCTATGAGAGTCTCAAAGCAGAGTGTCAGTTGGAGAAA GCTCAAAAAGGATCTATTCTCCACTGCTTGGCTAAGATCTTGAGTCTCTTTGAG gatgaagaaaaaagaaaggaatcccTTGAAATGTTTGAAGAATCTTCAAAGCAGGGTTGTTTAAACAGTTCCTACCTCCTTTGGGAAAGTAACAGAAAGGCTGCT ATGTCAGATCCTGGCAGATACCTCCAAAGTCTCAGGAAGCTACGAGACTATGCAGCAAAGGGCTGCTGGGAAGCACAG ATAGCTTTAGCCAAAGCTTGTGGGAATGGAAACCAACTAGGATTAGAAGCAAAATCTTCCAGTGAAATGGTGTCTCAAATCTTTCAAGCTTCCCTTCCTATCAGCAAGCAAAGTATCTTCACTGTGCAGAAAGGAATGAATGAAACAATGAG GTACATCTTGGTTGATTGGTTGGTAGAAGTGGCTACCATGAAAGACTTTTCTAGCCTATGCCTTCACATGACAGTGGGGTGTGTGGATCGTTATTTGAAGCTGAGACCTGTACCTCGAGCTCGACTCCAACTTTTGGGAATAGCCTGCATGGTCATTTGCACACG tttCATCAGCAAAGAGATTTTGACAATACGGGAAGCTGTGTGGCTAACAGACAACACATACAAGTATGAAGACTTGGTCAGAATGATGGGTGAGATCATTTCTGCCCTAGAAGGAAAGATAAGG ATACCTACCATTGTGGACTACAAAGAAGTATTGTCAAACATAGTCTCACTGGAGAGAAGAACTCTTCACCTTTACAGCTTCATTTGTGAACTGTCACTCTTAAACACAAGTCTTTGTGTGTATTCCCCAGCTCggctggctgctgcagcactgctgctggctAAGATACTACACAGGCAAG CACACCCCTGGACCAGCCAGCTGTCTGAGTGCACTGGTTTCTCTCTTGAAGACTTGTTGCCCTGTGTGCTAGGCCTCCACCAAAAATG TTTCCATGATGATGTCCCAAAGGATTATAGGCAGGTGTCCTTAACTGCAGTGAAACAACGATTTGAAGATGAGCGTTATGAAGAAATAGGTAAAGAAAAG atgatggGTTACAGCCAGCTCTGTTCATTGTTGGGTATGAAACAAGAGGACCCAGAGCCCAGTCCTTTGCACACGAATGTGGTGGAGATTCAGACTTTCCTTAGCTCTCCCTCTGGAAAGAGAACTAAAAG GAGGAGGGAAGACAGTATTCAGGATGACAGGGGCAGCTTTGTGACTACACCCACAGCAGAGCTATCCACCCAGGAAGAAAGTCTTCTAGATAACTTCCTAGACTGGAGTTTAGATTCCTGCTCTGGTTATGAAGGTGATCAAGAAAGTGAAGGCGAGAGAGATGGAGATG TGACAGGTCCCAGTGGGATCTTGGATGTGACAGTGGTCTATATGGATCCTGCGGAGCACTGCTGTCAGGACTCCAGTGATGAAGACACCCTAGCTGTAGAGTGGTCTGGGCACATGGCACCACTGAGGGAGGCTAAGCTGCTGGATGACACTCGCAGCCTTTCAGCATATCTCACCCCAAGAAATCCTAACCTGGAAGGGAGCTCAGGCTACTCTTCTGTCAACAGTGCCAGTCCTACATCTTCTACAGAAGGCAGCCTCAGAGTACCTCTTAAATCTACCTCAGCACTGTCTCTTGGCAGTGCATTGAACAAGAAGCCATGCCTGCCTCACTACCTGGAATCATGTTTACAGTCAGTCTGTGCTAGGCCTAGTGATGGCAAGTGTGACAGAAGGCAAGTCAAGCGAAAAAATGTGGCAGAACACAGTGAAGAAAGGTTGAACTTGGGCTTCTTAAGCCTCTGA